A section of the Acidobacterium capsulatum ATCC 51196 genome encodes:
- the istB gene encoding IS21-like element helper ATPase IstB translates to MSLQSERLLNHMQRLRLSHLPNCYEAIAEEASAKDLPYLDFLEQALEAESQAKHTRNVRLKTQWAHFPYNKGLDQFDFDFQPSVDERKLRELAGLAFLERKENVLLLGPPGVGKTHLAIALGTEAIVAGNTVYFVTVQDLVQQFQRARDENKLKERMTLLVKPKLLILDEMGYLALDPFAATCLFRLVSERYEKGSIIVTSNKSYGDWGTIFADNVIASAILDRLLHHSTTINIKGESYRLKDKKKAGVIAAKTPNREGA, encoded by the coding sequence ATGTCGCTACAGTCTGAACGTCTGCTCAACCACATGCAGCGGCTGCGCTTGTCGCACCTGCCTAACTGCTATGAAGCCATCGCCGAAGAGGCTTCAGCCAAGGACCTGCCCTATCTGGATTTCCTGGAGCAGGCCCTGGAAGCCGAGAGCCAGGCCAAGCACACGCGCAACGTGCGCCTGAAGACCCAATGGGCGCATTTCCCCTACAACAAGGGCCTGGACCAGTTCGATTTCGACTTCCAGCCCTCGGTCGACGAGCGCAAACTGCGCGAGCTGGCCGGTCTGGCGTTTCTGGAACGTAAGGAGAACGTGCTGCTGCTCGGCCCGCCCGGAGTGGGTAAAACGCATCTGGCCATCGCGCTCGGCACCGAGGCCATCGTGGCCGGAAACACGGTCTACTTCGTCACCGTGCAGGACCTGGTGCAGCAGTTCCAGCGCGCCCGCGACGAGAACAAGCTCAAGGAGCGGATGACCCTGCTGGTCAAGCCCAAGCTGCTGATCCTGGATGAAATGGGCTATCTGGCGCTGGATCCCTTCGCCGCCACCTGCCTGTTCCGGCTGGTCAGCGAGCGCTATGAAAAGGGATCGATCATCGTTACCTCAAACAAGAGCTATGGCGACTGGGGCACGATCTTCGCTGACAACGTGATTGCGTCGGCGATTCTGGATCGTCTGCTGCACCACTCCACCACCATCAACATCAAGGGCGAGAGCTACCGGCTCAAGGACAAGAAGAAGGCCGGGGTGATCGCCGCCAAAACCCCCAACAGGGAAGGAGCCTGA
- a CDS encoding type II secretion system protein GspD, which yields MPTCNAAAWVGKPLVEPGPAFMANQKIASLDETHQTGARHTSRQNQMRAEKHYLEGVRAFQRHRMKVAEKEFLLAEKLDRSNPRYSLAARMALRFSATPFAREPGTAAHSGQILDALHYASLPHPYSAMATLHPHKKKTKAESSPVIVRQHSSRANAPIKLVALKADCSFHLHATKPSVIRQVLQAYGIQAEIGPDIDDQSVFFDVDSLDFKSAEKALRLATGVLIVPLGVRRALVVANTTKNLRQYDPQIMETITFPGMDRNELEEMENIARNSGGVTRAVLSPDQKVITLRAPGATLMALNHLYRELLDDTSEVRLDIHVYEVDRTGENDTGAILPNSVTLFNLNSEADSVLAENASLVQEIISSGLAKAGDWETIIGILLAAGDISGTDFNNPFVIFGGGITETGAEWNTTAANMLLTSSNVISLDQVQLSVRDQKEATFLDGERYPIMTGKLSNLGNLGESTGTSPQFQYVNLGLTLKVTPSIQANKNVTLHMKLQLSGLAGTTLDDIPVLTNRQYSGEVSIHAGYSALIVSSMSKQNNLDLTGMPGLSEIPDLHDMTNRDTSSSDQELVILVTPHIIRLGHPGISGPVIPLE from the coding sequence ATGCCAACCTGCAATGCAGCGGCCTGGGTAGGAAAGCCACTTGTTGAACCAGGCCCTGCCTTCATGGCGAACCAAAAGATCGCTTCTCTAGATGAGACGCACCAGACCGGGGCACGTCATACATCAAGACAAAATCAAATGAGAGCAGAGAAACACTACCTGGAGGGGGTGCGTGCTTTTCAACGGCATCGGATGAAAGTTGCGGAGAAAGAGTTTCTTCTTGCTGAAAAACTGGATAGGTCGAACCCTCGCTATTCACTTGCGGCGCGTATGGCACTGAGGTTTTCTGCGACTCCATTCGCAAGGGAGCCCGGAACTGCCGCCCATAGCGGTCAAATTCTGGATGCTTTGCATTACGCTTCCCTGCCTCATCCGTATAGTGCAATGGCAACACTGCATCCTCACAAAAAAAAGACAAAAGCAGAAAGCAGTCCCGTTATCGTAAGACAGCATTCCTCGCGTGCGAATGCGCCCATTAAACTTGTGGCATTGAAGGCAGACTGTAGTTTTCATCTGCACGCAACGAAGCCTTCGGTGATACGTCAGGTCCTGCAAGCCTACGGTATCCAGGCAGAGATCGGTCCTGATATCGACGATCAGTCCGTGTTCTTTGACGTGGATTCTCTAGATTTCAAGAGCGCGGAGAAGGCGCTTCGGCTGGCAACCGGAGTTTTAATTGTACCTTTGGGCGTGCGCCGCGCTCTGGTGGTTGCGAATACAACGAAAAATCTGAGGCAATACGACCCCCAGATCATGGAAACCATTACCTTCCCCGGCATGGATAGAAACGAACTGGAGGAGATGGAAAATATTGCCCGCAATTCAGGCGGCGTGACTCGCGCTGTGCTGAGTCCGGATCAGAAGGTCATTACGCTGCGCGCGCCTGGCGCAACTCTAATGGCTTTGAATCATCTTTACCGCGAACTGCTGGATGACACAAGCGAAGTCAGGTTGGACATTCATGTCTACGAGGTAGATCGCACGGGTGAGAATGACACAGGTGCGATTCTTCCGAACTCGGTCACACTGTTCAATTTGAATTCCGAGGCAGACAGCGTGCTGGCTGAGAATGCAAGTCTTGTACAAGAGATCATTTCCAGCGGTCTCGCTAAAGCCGGCGACTGGGAGACGATCATTGGAATTCTACTTGCGGCGGGAGATATTTCTGGAACCGACTTCAACAATCCATTTGTAATCTTCGGCGGAGGAATTACTGAGACAGGAGCGGAGTGGAATACGACCGCCGCAAACATGTTGCTCACCTCTTCTAATGTCATATCGCTCGACCAGGTACAACTCAGTGTACGAGACCAGAAAGAGGCAACATTTCTGGATGGCGAGCGTTACCCGATCATGACCGGAAAGCTTTCAAATCTCGGGAACCTGGGAGAGTCCACAGGCACAAGTCCGCAATTTCAATACGTCAATCTTGGATTGACACTCAAGGTCACACCTTCGATTCAAGCCAATAAGAACGTCACGCTACACATGAAGTTGCAACTATCTGGACTCGCAGGAACTACGCTCGACGATATACCAGTGCTGACCAACCGTCAGTACAGCGGAGAGGTGTCTATCCACGCGGGCTACAGTGCGCTCATCGTCAGTTCGATGTCTAAACAGAACAATCTTGATCTCACTGGGATGCCCGGATTAAGTGAGATCCCCGACCTGCACGATATGACAAATCGTGATACCAGCAGCAGTGACCAAGAACTGGTCATTCTCGTGACGCCCCATATCATTCGTCTCGGACACCCAGGTATCTCAGGACCTGTTATTCCATTGGAGTAG
- a CDS encoding RNA polymerase sigma factor — protein sequence MCIERPSQGKLYSVFSKENLSILEVSRVKIAMQDRKRLLLWFQPKTDARAEGRHSDRDSETAAQADISECDNQAFLAIYDRYSRTIYRFLVHMTGSLTIAEDLTQEAFVVILEIMSGEKQLGFDPEKGTLEGYLLGIARNLARRELRKGRRLVSLEGMLDLSIGNETNELLTGNGRISDESLAVVVARAELRSLYRAILELPTHYREVLVLCSLQEKSYKDAATLLQVTEGTIASRMNRAKGLLAAKMRQPSDEKSASSKAQ from the coding sequence GTGTGCATCGAACGACCATCGCAGGGCAAGCTCTATTCCGTATTTTCCAAAGAAAATCTGAGCATTTTGGAAGTCTCTCGCGTCAAGATTGCAATGCAAGACAGGAAAAGATTGTTGCTATGGTTTCAGCCGAAAACGGATGCGCGCGCCGAAGGAAGGCACTCCGATCGCGACTCTGAAACTGCAGCGCAAGCAGATATATCAGAATGCGACAATCAGGCTTTCCTGGCAATCTACGATCGCTATTCGCGAACCATCTATCGTTTTCTGGTACACATGACAGGGTCTCTCACGATTGCGGAAGATCTGACCCAGGAAGCGTTTGTGGTGATCCTGGAAATAATGTCTGGCGAAAAACAACTGGGTTTCGATCCGGAAAAAGGAACACTCGAAGGCTACCTGCTGGGAATTGCAAGAAACCTCGCGAGGAGAGAGCTGCGCAAAGGGAGACGACTCGTCTCTCTGGAGGGTATGTTAGACCTTTCTATAGGAAATGAGACCAATGAACTCCTCACCGGCAATGGCAGAATATCCGATGAAAGCTTGGCCGTAGTTGTGGCCCGGGCAGAATTGCGGAGCTTGTATCGCGCCATCTTAGAACTTCCGACGCACTACAGAGAGGTTCTCGTATTGTGCAGCCTGCAGGAGAAGAGCTATAAGGATGCGGCGACGCTTCTGCAGGTCACAGAAGGCACCATCGCCTCCCGCATGAATCGTGCGAAGGGGCTGCTGGCAGCAAAGATGCGTCAGCCCTCCGATGAGAAATCCGCTTCATCCAAGGCTCAATAA
- a CDS encoding reverse transcriptase domain-containing protein, with protein MHHVYRIDTLRFAYLQLKRHAAAGVDGETWRHYGEALEENLQNLSHRLKRGAYRAKPVRRVYIPKADGRQRPLGVPALEDKLVQRATVEVLNQIYETDFLGFSYGFRPKRHQHKALDALWCGLHERRVNWVLDLDVRSFFDRLSHEWLVRFLQHRIADRRVVRLIQKWLNAGVLEKGKRTFVEAGSPQGGSASPLLANIYLHYVFDLWVQAWRKKRAHGDVIVVRYADTSWLGSSTKTRPNGSGWN; from the coding sequence ATGCATCATGTCTACCGGATCGACACCCTGCGGTTCGCCTACTTGCAGTTGAAGAGGCACGCTGCGGCGGGTGTGGACGGGGAGACATGGCGGCACTACGGCGAGGCTCTTGAGGAGAATCTCCAGAATCTCTCCCATAGACTGAAGCGCGGGGCATACCGGGCCAAGCCGGTGCGTAGGGTGTACATCCCGAAGGCGGATGGGCGGCAGCGACCGCTCGGCGTCCCGGCGCTCGAAGACAAGCTCGTTCAGAGAGCGACGGTGGAGGTACTGAATCAAATCTACGAAACCGACTTCCTCGGCTTCTCTTATGGGTTCCGTCCAAAGCGGCACCAGCATAAAGCGCTGGATGCGTTGTGGTGTGGACTCCATGAGCGACGTGTGAACTGGGTGCTGGACCTGGACGTGCGCAGCTTCTTCGACAGGCTGTCGCATGAATGGCTGGTCCGGTTCCTCCAGCATCGGATAGCGGACCGGCGCGTTGTGCGTCTCATCCAGAAATGGCTGAACGCGGGCGTGCTGGAAAAGGGCAAGCGAACCTTCGTGGAAGCAGGCTCGCCACAGGGCGGAAGTGCATCGCCCCTGTTGGCGAATATCTACCTCCACTACGTCTTCGATCTCTGGGTTCAGGCATGGCGTAAGAAGCGTGCGCACGGCGATGTAATCGTGGTGCGTTATGCGGACACATCGTGGTTGGGTTCGAGTACAAAGACGAGGCCGAACGGTTCTGGTTGGAACTGA
- the trpD gene encoding anthranilate phosphoribosyltransferase yields MSAAMKDSPRPFARLVQKVVEDIGTLTREEARVALREMIMGEASTDDISRMLTAISQRGETAEELAGFAEEMRAHAVPLPFTDEERAALVDTCGTGGSGDGTFNISTGAALVAAAAGAKVAKHGNRAVTSKCGSADVLEAMGIPVALTPEQSVECLRATGFAFLYAPALHPALKRVQPIRRALGFRTIFNMAGPLTNPAGARAQVMGVYAANKVVVAAEALSRLGVRHAMVVHGSDGLDELTLTGMSHMVEVRDGLLRRHEFYPSEADLPFCTLDQLQGAATVAANAALIEKILEGETGPRTDIVLLNAAAALVVSGVATSFREGVARCAIAIESGAARQTVEKLRAFGKTIG; encoded by the coding sequence ATGTCTGCAGCCATGAAAGACTCTCCCCGCCCGTTTGCCCGGCTAGTGCAGAAGGTTGTTGAAGACATCGGGACGCTGACCCGTGAGGAAGCCCGTGTAGCGCTGCGAGAGATGATCATGGGCGAGGCGAGCACGGATGACATTTCGCGCATGCTGACCGCGATTTCGCAGCGCGGCGAGACGGCCGAGGAGCTGGCCGGCTTTGCCGAGGAGATGCGGGCGCATGCCGTTCCGCTGCCCTTTACCGACGAGGAGCGCGCGGCGCTGGTGGACACCTGCGGGACGGGCGGCTCGGGGGATGGCACGTTCAACATTTCGACGGGCGCGGCGCTGGTGGCGGCGGCGGCGGGCGCGAAGGTGGCCAAGCACGGCAATCGCGCGGTGACGTCGAAGTGCGGGTCGGCGGATGTGCTGGAGGCGATGGGGATTCCGGTGGCGCTGACGCCGGAGCAGTCGGTGGAGTGCCTGCGGGCGACGGGATTTGCGTTTCTGTATGCGCCGGCGCTGCATCCGGCGCTGAAGCGGGTGCAGCCGATCCGGCGGGCGCTGGGCTTTCGCACGATTTTCAATATGGCCGGGCCGCTGACGAATCCTGCCGGAGCGCGGGCGCAGGTGATGGGCGTGTATGCGGCGAACAAGGTGGTGGTGGCCGCCGAGGCGCTGTCCAGGCTGGGCGTGCGGCACGCGATGGTGGTGCATGGCAGCGACGGACTCGATGAACTGACGCTGACGGGCATGTCGCACATGGTGGAGGTGCGCGACGGGCTGCTGCGGCGGCATGAGTTTTATCCGTCAGAGGCGGACCTGCCTTTTTGCACGCTCGATCAACTGCAGGGCGCGGCAACGGTGGCGGCGAATGCGGCATTGATCGAGAAGATTTTAGAGGGCGAGACGGGACCGCGCACCGACATTGTGCTGCTGAATGCCGCGGCGGCGCTGGTGGTGAGCGGAGTTGCGACAAGCTTCAGAGAAGGCGTGGCGCGGTGCGCGATTGCGATTGAGTCGGGCGCGGCGCGGCAGACGGTGGAGAAGCTGCGGGCCTTTGGGAAGACGATCGGGTAG
- a CDS encoding protease pro-enzyme activation domain-containing protein has product MFVTAIRDKRNFLLNGERAGLMSSRSFAKVRVAGLNIRLFFRACVVAGYLLCIMYVGIAAGEVQSRITGTVNSNQAVSLQGSAFPSARPQNRVGPMSVDTQLTGITIDFKPTIAQKAELDALLKAQQTPGSSWYHKWLSPAEYASEFGLSDNDLSKIERWLQDQGFTIDRVANNHSYITFSGTVSQVNSAFATEMDYYKIADKTHFANATNLSIPSALSGVVESVRNLNDFRPRPHVRFHLSHTGAVRPGFTSSESGSHYLQPGDVATIYDITPAYDAGYTGSGQSIAVVGQSEIDVSDIEHFQSAAGLTEKAPTLVLVPGSGTAAFSSDDEAESDLDLEYAGGIAKGAAIYFVYVGNNQNYSVFDALQYAVDTKIAPIISMSYGACEMELSSDDYSSLESIMEEAASQGQSVIVATGDDGSTDCYGESGLSETKQEDLAVDYPASSAYVTGVGGTEFPAADIASSNTTYWESASGSDVITSAKSYIPEVAWNDDSTCAEYVSDGSSPLCSGGGGVSTLTARPSWQSGVTGIPSGGYRLVPDLSLNASPVNGGYLYCTSDTSAWSEGQQASCSDGFRDSATQDLTVAGGTSFDAPIFAGMLAILNQKENSTGQGLINSTLYQLASDSSAYASVFHDITSGGNQCTAGSQYCSSTGKSEYTTTTGYDEATGLGSVDFYNLLTSWTSGSSASLEATTTSLSAATATPSAGASDTITITVAPQSSSISSTPTGTVAVVVDGTTETSSLALTNGSATYTFSSTTSGSHVIEATYSGDSIFAGSSGSITVDVGGVNGSTSPGTFTVSASNLTVSQGSSGTSTITVTSQNSYSGTASFSLSTTSASLLEYGCYSIPNVTVSADQTATTTLTIYTSENDCSSSSIRKMQRRSFLRASTVSATTSQPNKPGRGPFPVAFACIAGGVLFVRKRRLRALLSCLLVVGALSLPIACGSRSASSSSSSSSTADEVAKGTYTITLDGVDIADSSIASSTTFALTVD; this is encoded by the coding sequence GTGTTTGTAACGGCAATACGTGACAAGAGAAACTTTCTCCTCAATGGTGAGAGAGCAGGGCTAATGTCGAGTCGTAGCTTCGCGAAGGTCAGAGTTGCGGGTTTGAATATACGGTTATTCTTCAGAGCATGTGTTGTTGCGGGATATCTGCTATGCATTATGTATGTCGGCATAGCCGCAGGCGAGGTCCAGAGCCGGATTACTGGCACCGTCAATTCGAACCAGGCCGTATCGCTGCAGGGAAGTGCGTTCCCATCTGCACGCCCGCAGAATCGCGTCGGCCCGATGAGTGTAGACACGCAACTCACCGGCATCACTATAGACTTCAAGCCCACAATAGCTCAGAAGGCAGAGCTCGACGCGCTACTGAAGGCGCAACAGACGCCTGGTTCGTCGTGGTATCACAAATGGCTTTCGCCCGCGGAGTATGCAAGCGAATTCGGTCTGAGCGACAACGATCTTTCGAAGATCGAACGTTGGTTGCAAGATCAGGGATTCACAATCGACCGCGTCGCAAATAATCATAGCTACATCACCTTTTCCGGCACCGTTTCCCAGGTCAATTCAGCGTTTGCGACGGAGATGGATTACTACAAGATTGCAGATAAGACCCACTTTGCCAATGCAACCAATCTCTCCATCCCTTCCGCTCTTTCCGGTGTTGTGGAATCCGTGCGCAATCTTAACGACTTTCGGCCAAGACCGCATGTGCGTTTTCATCTTTCACACACGGGCGCTGTGCGGCCCGGCTTTACGTCTTCTGAGTCGGGTAGTCATTATCTGCAACCCGGAGATGTTGCTACGATCTATGACATTACGCCCGCATATGATGCCGGTTATACGGGTTCTGGCCAGTCCATCGCGGTCGTTGGCCAGTCGGAGATCGATGTCTCCGACATCGAGCATTTTCAGAGCGCGGCCGGGCTCACCGAAAAAGCACCTACCCTGGTTCTGGTTCCGGGTTCGGGAACGGCGGCATTTTCTTCCGACGATGAGGCGGAGTCTGATCTCGATCTGGAATACGCTGGGGGCATTGCCAAGGGAGCGGCTATTTACTTCGTTTACGTAGGAAATAACCAGAATTACAGCGTCTTTGACGCCCTGCAGTATGCCGTAGATACAAAGATTGCTCCCATCATCAGCATGAGCTATGGTGCCTGCGAGATGGAGCTGAGCTCCGATGATTACTCCAGCCTCGAGTCCATTATGGAGGAAGCCGCAAGTCAGGGGCAAAGTGTGATTGTCGCGACAGGCGATGACGGCTCGACAGATTGCTATGGAGAAAGTGGGCTGAGTGAGACGAAACAGGAAGATCTCGCCGTCGACTATCCAGCCAGCAGCGCGTATGTGACCGGGGTGGGCGGCACGGAGTTTCCCGCAGCTGATATCGCTTCTTCAAACACCACCTACTGGGAATCTGCGTCGGGAAGCGACGTCATTACATCCGCGAAGTCATACATCCCCGAGGTAGCCTGGAATGACGATTCAACCTGTGCGGAATATGTTAGCGACGGCAGCTCTCCACTCTGCTCCGGCGGGGGTGGAGTAAGTACATTAACAGCTCGTCCAAGTTGGCAATCAGGTGTAACGGGGATTCCTTCAGGCGGTTATCGCCTAGTGCCGGATCTGTCGTTGAATGCGTCTCCGGTGAATGGGGGCTATCTCTATTGCACCAGCGACACCTCGGCCTGGAGCGAAGGACAACAGGCAAGTTGCAGCGACGGCTTTCGCGATTCTGCCACGCAGGACCTGACCGTTGCCGGTGGCACGAGTTTTGACGCGCCGATTTTTGCAGGCATGCTGGCAATTCTCAACCAGAAAGAGAACTCTACCGGTCAAGGGCTCATCAATTCAACGCTCTACCAACTTGCCTCGGATTCAAGCGCTTATGCCTCCGTGTTCCATGACATCACGAGCGGCGGTAATCAGTGCACGGCCGGATCCCAGTACTGCTCATCGACTGGCAAGTCTGAATATACGACCACAACTGGGTATGACGAGGCAACCGGTCTCGGGTCGGTGGACTTTTATAATCTACTCACTTCTTGGACGTCTGGCTCTTCTGCATCGCTGGAGGCCACCACGACGTCCCTCTCAGCTGCTACCGCAACTCCCTCTGCCGGTGCAAGCGACACGATTACTATCACCGTCGCCCCACAGTCGAGTTCGATCAGCAGCACACCGACCGGTACCGTGGCCGTCGTCGTAGACGGAACCACGGAAACGTCTTCGCTGGCGCTGACTAATGGCTCGGCCACATACACGTTTAGCTCAACAACGTCTGGGTCACATGTGATTGAGGCAACCTATTCGGGCGACTCGATTTTTGCTGGGTCCTCTGGTTCCATCACTGTCGATGTAGGCGGCGTGAATGGAAGCACATCCCCGGGAACTTTTACCGTATCGGCGTCGAATCTGACCGTATCGCAAGGAAGTTCGGGCACATCGACCATCACGGTCACTTCACAAAATTCCTATTCGGGCACCGCGAGCTTCTCACTGTCGACAACCAGCGCTTCTTTGTTGGAGTACGGCTGTTATTCCATTCCTAACGTGACCGTCTCTGCGGATCAGACAGCGACCACAACACTGACCATCTATACCTCGGAGAATGACTGTAGTTCCAGCTCGATTCGAAAAATGCAGCGCCGGTCATTCCTCCGCGCATCGACTGTGTCGGCAACCACCTCGCAGCCAAACAAACCCGGCCGCGGCCCATTTCCGGTTGCCTTTGCATGTATCGCTGGGGGAGTCCTATTTGTCCGTAAGCGCCGATTGAGAGCATTGCTATCGTGTTTACTCGTGGTTGGTGCCCTGTCATTGCCCATTGCGTGCGGCTCCCGGTCTGCCTCTTCCTCAAGTAGCTCCAGTTCCACGGCTGATGAAGTAGCCAAAGGGACATACACCATCACGCTCGATGGTGTGGACATCGCTGATTCCAGCATCGCATCTTCTACAACTTTCGCTCTCACTGTGGACTGA
- a CDS encoding type II secretion system protein GspD: MPTVYHVGKQKSHVNSLSHSVRISDNSPPPQAKKYLITAFIYKIPGSREVLRVNTGRSYSVPYSRHAFVTVYIRVLLAAVPLLMLLTPALAESAKRDYKIGQAAEARNDAIAAYRAYKSASELKPGEIRYRIAFERVRTAAAEEYVKEGQGFATHGNLAPALAAYLKALDADPTNEMAESDARALELRLQQNTHTQASTAPSGSAENMPESPVDLDIPVAGPVTLHMLADSKVIYLTIGKLLGINVLFDPSSSSNRIQVDLSNVTPYQALNIVGKVSGTFWQPVTHNTIFVAQNTPAKRKEYSNQALEVFYVGNVSQASDFTGIQTALRNVFQSARIFGIESNDTIVMLGTPDELRLAKMLIASLDEPKPEVLVDVTVMEVSRDKMREIGLSPPTSLTVNSGSSQTLEQIGHTSAYSITIGQAAADFLLTDSNTQILQNPRLRALNGEQASLKLGERLPVATGSYTYATGSTSAAAETQFQYLDVGVNIDMTPQIHLDHTVTLKLGVDVSSENGTEDLEGVEEPIISQEKAQQIVRLKNGESTILAGLLKKEVSQTVSGWPGFGEIPFMKYLFTTQKHEVTSDELVFMITPHIIRSPQVDPLTMREIDTGTADMIQLREPPGQLNSSLAAKPKAASSQAASHP; the protein is encoded by the coding sequence ATGCCAACCGTCTATCATGTCGGGAAGCAAAAATCACATGTAAATAGCCTGAGCCACTCAGTGCGCATCTCTGATAATTCCCCGCCACCCCAAGCGAAGAAATATTTAATTACCGCATTTATTTACAAAATCCCGGGAAGCCGGGAAGTGCTTCGAGTCAATACCGGCAGGAGTTATTCTGTGCCGTATTCGCGACATGCATTTGTAACAGTTTATATTCGAGTCCTTCTCGCCGCCGTGCCCCTGCTGATGCTGCTCACGCCAGCCCTCGCAGAATCCGCGAAGCGTGATTATAAAATTGGGCAGGCTGCAGAAGCCCGAAATGATGCTATCGCCGCATATCGCGCTTATAAGAGCGCATCCGAATTAAAGCCAGGAGAGATTCGCTATCGTATCGCCTTTGAGCGCGTGCGCACGGCTGCCGCAGAGGAATACGTTAAGGAAGGGCAGGGGTTTGCTACACATGGCAACCTCGCTCCAGCTCTGGCTGCTTATCTAAAAGCACTCGACGCCGATCCAACTAATGAGATGGCTGAGTCGGACGCGCGCGCGCTGGAACTGAGGTTGCAGCAGAACACCCATACCCAGGCATCGACTGCTCCATCTGGTTCGGCAGAAAATATGCCTGAGTCTCCCGTCGACCTCGATATTCCTGTTGCCGGACCCGTAACGCTTCACATGCTTGCGGACAGTAAAGTTATTTATCTCACTATCGGAAAGCTGCTTGGCATCAACGTGCTGTTCGATCCATCCTCTAGCTCAAACAGGATTCAGGTGGATCTCAGCAATGTCACTCCCTACCAGGCTCTGAACATTGTGGGCAAGGTATCTGGAACCTTCTGGCAGCCTGTTACGCACAACACGATCTTTGTCGCTCAAAATACTCCGGCTAAGCGGAAAGAATACAGCAATCAGGCCCTTGAAGTTTTTTACGTTGGCAACGTGTCGCAGGCGAGCGACTTCACCGGTATTCAAACAGCGTTAAGAAATGTATTTCAGTCCGCAAGGATTTTCGGAATAGAGAGCAACGACACAATCGTGATGCTCGGCACGCCAGATGAGCTGCGCCTGGCGAAGATGCTCATCGCAAGTCTGGATGAACCTAAACCGGAAGTCCTTGTCGATGTTACAGTAATGGAAGTCAGCCGCGACAAGATGCGGGAAATTGGTCTTTCTCCTCCCACGTCGCTGACTGTAAACTCCGGGTCGTCGCAGACGTTGGAACAGATTGGACACACCTCCGCCTATAGCATCACCATCGGCCAGGCAGCAGCCGACTTTCTGTTAACAGACTCAAATACACAAATCCTGCAAAACCCGCGACTGCGTGCTCTCAACGGAGAACAAGCCAGTCTTAAGCTCGGGGAACGGCTGCCTGTGGCTACTGGTTCCTATACCTATGCCACGGGCTCGACAAGCGCTGCAGCAGAAACCCAATTTCAATATCTTGATGTGGGCGTCAATATTGACATGACGCCCCAGATTCATCTCGATCACACTGTGACGTTAAAGCTTGGCGTGGATGTCTCTTCAGAGAACGGCACTGAAGATCTGGAGGGTGTTGAGGAGCCAATCATCAGCCAGGAGAAAGCGCAGCAGATTGTTCGGCTAAAAAATGGCGAATCGACTATCCTTGCTGGTCTGCTCAAGAAAGAAGTGAGCCAGACCGTGAGCGGCTGGCCAGGCTTTGGAGAGATTCCCTTCATGAAATATCTCTTCACAACCCAGAAGCACGAGGTCACCAGCGACGAGCTAGTTTTTATGATTACTCCTCATATCATTCGCTCGCCACAAGTCGACCCACTGACCATGCGCGAGATAGATACGGGAACGGCAGACATGATTCAACTCCGCGAGCCTCCGGGCCAACTGAACAGTAGTTTGGCGGCGAAGCCCAAAGCGGCTTCTTCTCAAGCGGCGTCACATCCATAG
- a CDS encoding helix-turn-helix domain-containing protein, protein MRKSSKNWGKCTSSGLSHWRCILATYRHLGLDDRVQIQVLTKRGISDAEIARELQVHRSTVGWERRRNKVGSKYYHHQAQACADRRQRERRQRPSKLTPAVVAFVEEKSCVGDWEEQQVASLRYLSM, encoded by the coding sequence GTGAGAAAAAGCTCAAAGAATTGGGGTAAATGCACCTCCAGTGGCTTAAGCCACTGGAGGTGCATTTTGGCGACATACCGACACCTGGGTCTCGATGACCGGGTACAAATTCAAGTCCTCACGAAACGAGGCATCTCGGATGCGGAGATTGCTCGGGAGTTGCAGGTTCATCGTTCTACCGTCGGTTGGGAGCGGCGACGAAACAAAGTGGGCAGCAAGTATTACCATCATCAGGCGCAGGCCTGCGCGGATCGACGTCAACGAGAACGGCGTCAGCGTCCGTCGAAGCTGACGCCTGCGGTGGTCGCCTTCGTTGAAGAAAAGTCGTGTGTCGGAGATTGGGAAGAGCAGCAAGTTGCTTCTCTCCGATACCTATCGATGTAA